A single region of the Plantactinospora soyae genome encodes:
- a CDS encoding leucyl aminopeptidase, translating to MTSPSTTLSLVDTDPAELAVDAIVIGLHSQTESAERPAGSTGFASTLLLATGAESIAVAFDGRLTETLALLGATGGPGEVIKLATLGTITAPLVVAVGLGPEPTGAAPAPETLRRAAAAAIRALAGAERVALTLPVPDDEDAPAVLRATAEGALLGAYRFAGYKTRPQPTRRPPVTAVAVHVPDAGDERALAEITRAAVVARAVGQTRNWVNTAPNELRPPSFADSVAAAAREAGLGVEVLDEKALADGGYGGILAVGLGSAAPPRLVKLSYDPAGAGSDKPVKRVALVGKGITFDTGGVSIKPAQGMWEMKSDMAGAAAVAATMLAIAELRPSVAVTAYLPMAENMPSATAYRPGDVVTMYNGKRVEVLNTDAEGRMVLGDAMARACEDGCDYLFETSTLTGGQVISLGKRVAGVMGTTELCQRVQAAGDATGEPTWPMPLPEDVRKGMDSEVADISQVNASMDRAGHMLQGGVFLREFVTDDVSWAHIDIAGPSYHSGEPTGYWAKGGTGVPVRTLLELVDDIAAND from the coding sequence GTGACATCGCCCAGCACCACCCTCAGCCTGGTCGACACCGACCCCGCCGAACTCGCCGTTGACGCCATCGTCATCGGGCTGCACAGTCAGACCGAGAGCGCGGAGAGGCCCGCGGGGTCCACCGGCTTCGCCTCGACGCTGCTCCTCGCGACCGGTGCGGAGAGCATCGCGGTGGCGTTCGACGGCCGGCTGACCGAGACCCTGGCGCTGCTGGGCGCCACCGGCGGTCCGGGCGAGGTGATCAAGCTCGCCACCCTCGGCACCATCACCGCACCGCTGGTCGTCGCGGTGGGGCTCGGGCCGGAGCCGACCGGCGCCGCCCCGGCGCCGGAGACCCTGCGTCGGGCCGCCGCCGCGGCGATCCGGGCGCTCGCCGGTGCCGAGCGGGTCGCGCTGACCCTTCCGGTGCCGGACGACGAGGACGCACCGGCCGTGTTGCGGGCCACCGCCGAGGGCGCGCTGCTCGGCGCGTACCGGTTCGCCGGCTACAAGACCCGTCCGCAGCCGACCCGCCGCCCGCCGGTGACCGCCGTCGCGGTGCACGTGCCGGACGCCGGTGACGAGCGGGCCCTGGCGGAGATCACCCGGGCCGCGGTGGTGGCCCGGGCGGTCGGCCAGACCCGGAACTGGGTGAACACCGCGCCGAACGAGCTGCGCCCGCCGTCGTTCGCCGACTCGGTCGCGGCGGCGGCCCGGGAGGCCGGCCTCGGCGTGGAGGTGCTCGACGAGAAGGCGCTGGCGGACGGCGGCTACGGCGGCATCCTGGCCGTCGGCCTGGGCTCGGCGGCGCCGCCCCGGCTGGTGAAGCTCTCCTACGACCCGGCCGGCGCCGGCTCGGACAAGCCGGTCAAGCGGGTCGCGCTGGTCGGCAAGGGCATCACCTTCGACACCGGCGGCGTCTCGATCAAGCCGGCCCAGGGCATGTGGGAGATGAAGTCCGACATGGCCGGGGCGGCGGCGGTCGCCGCCACGATGCTGGCCATTGCCGAACTCCGACCGTCGGTCGCGGTGACGGCGTACCTGCCGATGGCCGAGAACATGCCCTCGGCCACCGCGTACCGGCCGGGTGACGTGGTGACGATGTACAACGGCAAGCGGGTCGAGGTGCTGAACACCGACGCCGAGGGCCGGATGGTCCTGGGCGACGCGATGGCCCGAGCCTGCGAGGACGGCTGCGACTACCTGTTCGAGACCTCCACGCTCACCGGCGGCCAGGTGATCTCCCTGGGCAAGCGGGTGGCCGGGGTGATGGGTACGACCGAACTGTGCCAGCGGGTGCAGGCCGCCGGTGACGCCACCGGCGAGCCGACCTGGCCGATGCCGCTGCCGGAGGACGTCCGCAAGGGGATGGACTCGGAGGTCGCGGACATCTCCCAGGTCAACGCGTCGATGGACCGGGCCGGGCACATGTTGCAGGGTGGCGTGTTCCTGCGCGAGTTCGTCACCGACGACGTGTCCTGGGCGCACATCGACATCGCCGGCCCGAGCTACCACTCCGGCGAGCCGACCGGGTACTGGGCCAAGGGTGGCACCGGGGTTCCGGTCCGTACCCTGCTGGAACTCGTCGACGACATCGCCGCCAACGACTGA
- the gcvT gene encoding glycine cleavage system aminomethyltransferase GcvT — translation MTDATHVTGEIPEPSADQPRHSPLHERHVALGAKFAAFGGWSMPLEYAGGGVLREHTSVRSAVGVFDVSHLGKARITGPGAADFVNSCLSNDLGRIGPGRAQYTLCCDESSGGVVDDIIAYLYGPEHVFLIPNAANTAEVVRRLRAAAPAGITVTNEHDAYAVLAVQGPRSAELLGALGLPTGHDYMSFSTADLSFATAALGAAPAGGPVSLVVCRTGYTGEHGYELVVPAESATTVWDALLAAGEPYGIRACGLGARDTLRTEMGYPLHGQDLSLEITPVQARSGWAVGWDKPAFWGREVLLAERAAGARRTLWGLVALDRGIPRPGMTVLSADAGVGTVTSGTFSPTRKAGIALALLDRAAGLSQGDHVEVDVRGRRAAMEIVRPPFVDPSVK, via the coding sequence ATGACCGACGCGACACACGTGACCGGAGAGATCCCGGAGCCGTCCGCCGACCAGCCGCGCCACTCGCCCCTGCACGAGCGGCACGTCGCGCTGGGCGCCAAGTTCGCCGCCTTCGGCGGCTGGTCCATGCCCCTGGAGTACGCCGGTGGCGGAGTGCTCCGCGAGCACACCTCGGTCCGCTCCGCGGTAGGTGTGTTCGACGTCTCCCACCTGGGCAAGGCCCGGATCACCGGTCCCGGGGCGGCGGACTTCGTCAACTCCTGCCTGAGCAACGACCTGGGTCGGATCGGGCCGGGGCGGGCGCAGTACACGCTCTGCTGCGACGAATCCTCCGGCGGAGTGGTCGACGACATCATCGCCTACCTCTACGGTCCCGAGCACGTCTTCCTGATCCCGAACGCCGCCAACACGGCGGAGGTGGTACGCCGGCTGCGCGCCGCCGCCCCGGCCGGGATCACGGTGACCAACGAGCACGACGCGTACGCCGTACTGGCGGTGCAGGGGCCGCGCTCGGCCGAGCTGCTCGGCGCACTCGGGCTGCCGACCGGACACGACTACATGAGCTTCTCCACCGCGGACCTGAGCTTCGCCACCGCCGCACTCGGAGCCGCCCCGGCCGGTGGACCCGTGTCGCTGGTGGTCTGCCGTACCGGGTACACCGGTGAACACGGGTACGAACTGGTGGTTCCGGCCGAGTCGGCGACCACGGTCTGGGACGCGCTCCTCGCCGCGGGTGAGCCGTACGGAATCCGCGCCTGCGGGCTCGGTGCCCGGGACACCCTGCGTACCGAGATGGGCTACCCGCTGCACGGCCAGGACCTCTCGTTGGAGATCACTCCGGTGCAGGCCAGGTCGGGCTGGGCGGTCGGCTGGGACAAGCCGGCGTTCTGGGGCCGGGAGGTGCTGCTCGCCGAGCGGGCCGCCGGAGCGCGGCGCACCCTCTGGGGTCTGGTGGCGCTGGACCGGGGCATTCCCCGGCCGGGCATGACCGTGCTCTCCGCCGATGCCGGCGTCGGTACGGTCACCAGCGGGACCTTCTCGCCGACCCGCAAGGCCGGGATCGCCCTCGCCCTGCTGGACCGTGCCGCCGGGTTGAGCCAGGGCGACCACGTGGAGGTCGACGTACGGGGTCGCCGCGCCGCTATGGAGATCGTCCGCCCGCCGTTCGTCGACCCCTCGGTGAAGTAG